In the genome of Labrus bergylta chromosome 7, fLabBer1.1, whole genome shotgun sequence, the window ATCCCCACAGTCAGAGAACATTACAATAATGTGAAGGCTGAACctatgcgttacattaacgtACACTGGActtaatattttctgtttacatgcacactgtGAGGAGATTTATCTATACTGAAAGATGTTTTCACTTTGAATCATACACATAGCCGCACAAGAAGGGAATTCTCCACAGCTCCTCCATTGCACCgcttatgtttttatatttttacattctattattttttattgctttttataatgttttgtctttttctatttAAGTTTTTGTAAATTTACTTGGCAATAAtaatggattctgatgattatTCTGTGCTCTCTTGCTACAGGTACTGGGTACCAGTGGTGTGGCTTCCTATTGTCTTTTATTACAGTTGGCACTGCTACACCACCCTGGCAAAAGGAACCACCAGGATAGTCCTCACTTCAGGTAAATACCTGCAGATAACGAGGCTATGCATGCTTACCATGTATTACCTCACCTTGTACATTTCCATTACATCTCTTTATTCTCATTTTCATATGCAACATACTTTTTAAAGGATTTCacatgtatgtctgtgtgtgcatgtgtgtcaaaATCTGTGTATGACTTCTCAGACTTCTCGATCCTGATCCATGAGTACATTTTCCCAATACTGTTTTTACTGGGCTGGTTCTTGTGGTCGTTCATTGAGTACTGCATCCATCGCTTTGTCTTTCACATGAAACCCCCTGCCCACAACTACTATCTCATCACCATACATTTTCTTCTGCATGGACAGCACCACAAGgtaaaacatcatcatcaataagaACGAGGGATTGGAAATTCATCATGAAACAAGTTTAATCATGACACAAATTAATTTTTCCACAGTCTCCATTTGATGGCTCCCGGCTGGTCTTCCCCCCAGGCCTGGCGTCTTTTGTAGTGGGAACTTTCTATGCAATCCTCCGCAACACTCTCCCAGATATCCTTGGGatatctgtgtttgttggaGGACTATGTGGCTATGTCATATATGATATGATCCATTACTACCTTCACTATGGCTCACCAAAGAGAGGCTCCTATATGTACAGTCTCAAGACCTACCACGTGAAACACCACTTCGAGCACCAACGATCAGGTAAAAATGTGATCGACATGGGGCTGAGACCCAGGGAGATTTGGGTTTGATTCCCCTTGCTTTTGTTTATGTTGTATGTGACCAATGTAGTCTTTATATTTCTTTTCAGGTTTTGGAATATCCTCCACATTCTGGGACCATCCCTTCAACACAGTCATCCCAGATGAAAAAATCTAATACTGAAATGGCTCATCTTCAGGGCCACAGGAATAAACAAGCTTCATCATATCAACCAGTCCTGCTCCTATAACCACCTTGAAAATCTTTACTTTATTCTCTGCAGAGGTATCTTTAACACCGAAGTAGGAACTTCACATTTAGACTGCTGAATCACTGATCTATCCAAACTTAATATATCACAAAACTACAACATATTTTTTGCATGTACTTAGTTAGCTAGGTGTAATTATAGCCATTCATGGGAATTATAGCCACTTCTGCACAGTTGCAAGGGCTTTCTGTGCCATTTTTCACAACTTAATCCATTACTACTGCTGTGCTCTTCTCTTTAGTGAGTGCACTTGCCAAATCATCACCTGATAGGCACTAACATGATAACGTTAATAGTAAATAGAAAGGAAGAGAGTGTCACAAGCACAAATAAGGGTAAGTCACATTTATGTGTTTGGATTGTTATGGTACACTTTAATTATAACCAATTTCTCAGTGATTGTCAAATGCGTATATACAAAATGTCACCAAGGCCCTTAACAATATTTTGAAACTCTTTTTTACTGGTCCAAACATTCAACCACAGCTcaagtagacacacacacactgtcctaAATACCCTCAGAATGAGAGAAAGGAAGCAAGAAGGGATGGAAGCTGGAAAgagaacatgaagaagaaaatcattTGACTAGGTGACCAACAGTATGTGACAGTGTGTCGAAAGACTGAGTGAATGAGAGCCagcacactgcaaaaaaaacaacctcaggAAAATGTCTTCATATTTTGTCAGCTCTGTCTGTTGCTTGAATATTATTGTAATTTTTCTGTCGGCCACTAAGCTACCCAGCCATCCTACATGACCATATTTGACGGCAGGCTttatgacaacaaaaaaataatttaccaTGGTATGTCTCCTGTAGTTGGTAAGCAGCTGAgaacagaaaatattcacataTCTGAACATGTTGAGATGTCCtaaaaaagtgatgttttaactttataatcatcaaaaaatatgaaaaggggaaatattacatttctgcaGTAATTTGGTGTACAATTAAAGTAAATTTTATGAAacaattgtgaaaaaatgtaatttctgctAGTCTGTTGTTAAACTTCCttaattttcatatttttttatgtttatgataCACACTAAATGAAGAAAACACTATTGTAAGATATTCAAAGGATTTCTAATTTAATCTAATGAACATTTTAGGTAAGAATAGTTTCTTGTTAGCAAGACAATAACAATGTGGAtgtatttaagtgtaaaaatgtaTGTAGATGTTAAAGTGTTATCATGTTAGAGGGATACAGATGAAGGCATGAGGCCAGCCTGTCAGACAACTTGCTGTTGGAATCCTAGGGCCAAGTATGTGCTTCCTACATTTTGTGGACTAATCCTCTGATAGATGTATCAAAAGCATTTCTGTGGCCCTGAAGATTCCCTAAGGATGACGATGGAAAATGATCTGACTGGACAGCAGGTTGTCTTGATATTGATTGGCAGATTCTCCAACTGTCTCTTCTTACAGATAACACTGAAacttcattaaaacaatttaaaaatctaGTAAGAGAACAGTAAGATAGTAATGTTTTATCAACTTTTCTAGTGTTCGGGCAGGCGGCTACTTATACAATATGTATGTACATTGATTAAATTAACATGTAAAATCTTTTTCAGAATATTCTTACAGTTTATAAAGAAGAGTTAGAAAATAATACagtaagaaaatgtattttgcattgcttattttatttaatgtattACCACATGTAGAGGACTTTTTTTGACTAAAAAAATTGGTTTggtttaaacaaaacaagaccaACTGTGTCCTGTTTTCTTAAGCACATCAGTTTACACAAACCCCTTCCCTATCTTTGATATATTGACTTTGCACCGCATTGAAAGTGCTTCTGAAAgaaccaaaaacattttatgtaagAAATGTGCCAGTTATGAATATAATTAAGAGTTTGATAATGCATACTGATTGTGAGGATTCTTGGCaaggtgaaaagaaaacacttgttggaaataagtacatttttatttatgaattttgaaaaaaaaaaaaagtaaaacgaCAGCTTTATGGCTTTGAATCTGTCAGGTAAACTTTTCCTTGTGATAAATAATGTTGCATAAACTAATACTTCCTAATTGTGTTTACTATAatatctgtaaacttgtatttTGGAATTTTCAATGTCTatgcaaatgaaaaaatgtgtaaatacaGTAAAAGTATACATATTTCTGATCTCAGTTTCATACTTTATGTTagatcatgtttgttttaaatttaggCCTTTCTTGACGGTTATGTCCAAATATTTTAGATtacattaaaggcagaatatgcaatttttcacacttaaatgtagcagaaatgatcaaatatgtcctctgaaaataactctgagtcatgactatctgcaatgagtgtgacacccgagcCCCGCTGTCTGTAATGCTTTCCAAGCATTCCGAGCCGTAGctacactttgtttacatcaccgGGACGGCCGGCCTGCTCATCGCCTTGCgtaaaaagttgtttaattgatggACTAgcgaaaagaagaataacatactgtactcaccgcttatttgaatgtcacgtaagcgtttttagatcatggtcatttcgtgtaaatttacatgcagtgtgaagatacgagcataataaagatcgctagcattagcatggtaacacaacaatacagcgcaagttgttttggtttcatgctggtgctcaagggtgacatctgctggatcaaaaaatcgaatattctgcctttaacatTCATGGGAAGTAAACCAGGACACTAAAATGATGACAGAGAGCATCATGGTCGTCTTGGGTTATCCTTTGAGACTTCAAATTCGTTTGCAGGCTTTCTGAGCAGTCACGTTAGGTTCAATGGCTTACCTAATTTTACAGGAGTGAGCTCATCATCAGCTTGTGATATCACTTTGTCAATTTACTGTCAAACTTTCTTgaggattttaaaaagtgggGATGAGACACTTAATTTACAATGAAAATGGTACTACAGCCATCTGACTGGCAAACtaactttacattttgtcaAAATTAAACATGCTTACAGGGCTAACAACATAATGTTGAGCAGGATAAATCTTCACAATGGTtactatttgtttgtttgaatttccctctggttcaataaagtatctatctatctatctatttaacTATGTAGGCCTGCGGTTAGAGGTAGGTTACTTCCAGGGCTTTAAATTAACACCTGTTAAAACGCCAATTGTGGGTAAAAATTAACGTTGGCGGCTAACTAGCCATTTTGGCTGGGGATGAATGAAATATCAGTGCGTCTGTTTGAATAGGCAGGCTGCAGAAACGATGCAACAAGGGTCTGTGTACAAAGTATAATTCATTTGCAGTAGTTCATGTTGTGTAATGAAACATGCCAGTTTAAGGGGTGTTTCCTAATTTCATTGTCCGACTTGGTGAACGCAAATATATGTTATCACACGTTAACTTATTCCCACACAGCTGACTCAGCCTAACGTTGTTAATGCTTTGACTGTATTATTGTTGCATTGAGCAACGTGCAAAACTATTCAGTGCAGGCTTGTTGAATTATCCAACTTGGATGCACAATGGATGCGTCCGAattgtcattttgaaatgaaaattaaCGATGATCATAAAGTGGCACAGATCATGTAGGCCTAAGGGACAGTTTTAGCCAGATGAAgttttattcaaaatatttcatttacttaagaatgctttgtgcagatgtacatttgtatgcttaaaacatatGTATATCTTGCATAAatttaacaattaatttcatacaatcatacttATTTTGATGTAGATTTATGAGTAGACAGGaatgtgatggtttcacttACTCGTAGCCTGGTAGCCtaaattgattttatttcaatcccaaccttgtggtaattaggattatttcaccggtaagaaggcacagaagaaagttttttagatgtgcttttagtagtccattttgggaacattgtagtttcaccacggcaGACCCACTTCATTaaccgccggcccgtcgcatttaattaCATCAcctagtggaaaatgcggtGGGTTGTCAGTGCAACacgatcgcctttccctaaatcctttatgaattctcctaacctctttccttgacctcatgacgttttccccggggttaaagtaaagtggatagtgaaaggagataggagggacaattcggatgcacccaaAGAAAATTTAATTGAGCAAGTTGGCAAACGGAAACAGATACAGCTCGCCTTCAAAGTTGCACGATATGAAGCGCCGTTGGCTGCAGTGATAATTTCCATCTGTTAGTCGTGAATTAATTACCAGTCTGGGCGAACACTTATTAAATCATTAGCATAGTTATTTGATTCATCCCAATGTATTAGTCTACTTACTAGGCTACTGGCATTTTTGATTTAGCAGAAAAcaacctttgaaaaaaaacattattgtattACAATGTAGCCTACCTTTACACGTATACATACAGATACAGGAGGTATACACTAAAGCAGTGATTTCCAAGCTTTTTCTGCTGGGCCACCccatggaaaacaaaaatattttcaagccCCCACCCCTTACCATACACATCGACATATTAACATACACTAATCAAACTGTCAGTCGTGCCCTTTGATAACAAATTAATCTATTTTAGAATTGATCTGAAACACTACAGAACAACAACATAGGGTTACATTGAAACCTAGGCTCTCTGAGTAGAGAGACCATCGCTCCACCCTGTTACGTTACACGTACGGGATATGATCTCTTGCTCGTCAGAGTCCAAGGACATTTCTTTAAGACACACCAGCTTACCCGGTCACGCCCCACAGCTCATCTATAAAGCACCTGTGCTGGCGTAAAATCAGTGATAGTTTGATCAGAATTTGTCTCCGAGCGCTCTAGAGCCTAGAGAGATAGTCTCTCTACTCAGAGAACCAAGGTTACAATGTAAGACTTCTCTTTTGTCTCGAGAATATCTCTCCACCCCGTTAAATTACATGTACAGGGTAACTCTTTAAGACACCCCGCTAGGAGACAGTGCAACCCAATCCAATTTACCAGTGTGCAACCAAACAAGCTGTTGGCCACTAAGCTACCCAGCCATCCTACA includes:
- the fa2h gene encoding fatty acid 2-hydroxylase, whose translation is MSPSTSPRFFTEREVARHCTKDSCWVLQGTRVYDVTAFLRMHPGGEALILSRSGKDVSQEIEGPPHRHSDNARRWMEQYYIGELDRDNYSEEAKTLRERRKASEHTAEDTSDKNVKNKDDNAPFNHCSSVDLDKDLVDWRKPLAWQVGYLGEKYDAWVHQPVDRPIRLFGNPFLEASTKTSWYWVPVVWLPIVFYYSWHCYTTLAKGTTRIVLTSDFSILIHEYIFPILFLLGWFLWSFIEYCIHRFVFHMKPPAHNYYLITIHFLLHGQHHKSPFDGSRLVFPPGLASFVVGTFYAILRNTLPDILGISVFVGGLCGYVIYDMIHYYLHYGSPKRGSYMYSLKTYHVKHHFEHQRSGFGISSTFWDHPFNTVIPDEKI